In one Myotis daubentonii chromosome 1, mMyoDau2.1, whole genome shotgun sequence genomic region, the following are encoded:
- the PTF1A gene encoding pancreas transcription factor 1 subunit alpha: protein MDAVLLEHFPGGLDAFPSPYFDEEDFFTDQSSRDPLEDGEELLVDEQAEVEFLSHQLHEYYYRDGACLLLQPAPSAAPHALAPPPSGGLGEPDEGGGGYCCEAGAPPGDFPYSPDSPPPCLAYPCAGVSVLSPGTRLRGLSGAAAARRRRRVRSEAELQQLRQAANVRERRRMQSINDAFEGLRSHIPTLPYEKRLSKVDTLRLAIGYINFLSELVQADMPLRGGSAGVGRGPGCGGRLGGDIPGSQAQKVIICHRGTRCPSPSDPDYGLPPLAGHSLSWTDEKQLKEQNIIRTAKVWTPEDPRKLNSKSSFNNIENELPFEFVS, encoded by the exons ATGGACGCGGTGCTGCTTGAGCACTTCCCCGGGGGCCTGGACGCCTTCCCGTCTCCTTACTTTGACGAGGAGGACTTCTTCACAGACCAGTCCTCTCGGGACCCTCTGGAGGATGGCGAGGAGCTGCTGGTGGACGAGCAGGCGGAGGTGGAGTTCCTCAGCCACCAGCTGCACGAATACTACTACCGCGACGGGGCgtgcctgctgctgcagcccgCGCCCTCGGCGGCCCCGCACGCGCTCGCTCCGCCACCCTCGGGGGGCCTTGGAGAGCCAGACGAGGGTGGCGGCGGCTACTGCTGTGAGGCGGGGGCACCCCCGGGCGACTTCCCCTACTCGCCCGACTCGCCACCCCCGTGCCTGGCCTACCCGTGCGCCGGGGTGTCTGTGCTGTCCCCGGGCACCCGGCTGCGCGGCCTgagcggggcggcggcggcgcgacGGAGGCGGCGGGTGCGCTCGGAGGCCGAGCTGCAGCAGCTGCGACAGGCGGCTAACGTGCGGGAGCGGAGACGCATGCAATCCATCAACGATGCCTTCGAGGGGCTGCGCTCTCACATCCCCACGCTGCCCTACGAGAAGCGCCTCTCCAAAGTGGACACGCTGCGCCTGGCCATCGGCTACATCAACTTCCTCAGCGAGCTGGTGCAAGCTGACATGCCACTGCGCGGTGGCAGCGCGGGTGTCGGCCGGGGGCCTGGCTGTGGCGGGCGCCTGGGTGGAGACATCCCCGGCAGCCAGGCCCAGAAAGTCATTATCTGCCATCGGGGCACCC GGTGCCCCTCCCCCAGCGACCCGGATTatggcctccctcccctggcaggACACTCTCTCTCATGGACTGATGAAAAACAGCTCAAAGAACAAAATATTATCCGGACAGCCAAAGTGTGGACCCCGGAGGACCCCAGAAAACTCAACAGCAAGTCTTCCTTCAACAACATAGAAAACGAACTGCCCTTTGAGTTTGTGTCCTGA